The sequence AAGGGAAGAAATAAAAGAACGCTGACCCCTGATTATACGCATTGTAGACTTCTGCATCATATTTCAAAAGCAGATCAATATTTTATTCAAAGCACACATATTGCAGATCATAGTAAAGAAAACACATGACAATCACACACAAACGAAACCTCAAATGCGTATAAAATGTTTACTGCTAATTCAGATAGAGTGCACCTAAGATCTCAACGGTGAAACTGGCAAGCATGCACACGCTAAATAAGGTCTTCCATTTTAAAAGTGCTAGATACCATAATAACATCATCTATGTGAAAGCAAAAAGTCTCTGTTTCTTAAGAACTTGAACACGAAATTTCAGCAACGCAGGAGCAGCAAGCGACAGCTGGCATTTTGCAGCAGCTGGGCATCAATCACTGGCCATCTGAGTAGAGCATGCTTGGGTACACCCAGAACGGCTGCAGCTGTCTGTACCAGTTCCTCTTGAACACAAGGTCAGGGTTAGTGGAATCATCCCACACGGCGTCTGCATCATCACCCAGCCCATGCAAGCTCCAAGGTTGAGTGTCATGGGCATAGTACAAGCAGTTGCTCCTACCGCTCCATCGTCCAGGGCTTGTGCAAGAAAATGCCGGGCTCCTCACATCACCACCAATAAAGAGAGCGTGATTCTCTAGTTTCCCTGCCTCCACCCAAATTGCAGGTTCAGTTGACATGTCTAGGCGGTAGGCTCTGTAGTTGACAGGTGCTCCAAACAAGAGGCTGATGTAGTGATCAACAATCAGAAGCATGTCGCCACATACCACCAGCCATGGCCTTAGAAATGGGCATTCATCCATGTCATCCCACCACACAGTTATAATCTCCTGCAGGCTAAGCTGGGGGGCCAAGGACAGAGTGTAGAGCCTGTAGCGGAAGTCCATCGCGATGAACTGGCCCTTGAACTCCACAATCTGCCCTATCCATGAATCATTGAGCTGCAGTTCTGACCAGGAATTGCTTCCAACCGGCCAATCAAGCAGGGAGCGTTGAGTGCAGTCCTCGTTGGATTCTACACAAACAAGGAGGTGTGAATCTGGTGATGCCATGGGAGCTGTCAGCATGCCAGAGTTGAAATAAGTGTCCTCGCTGAATGGGAGCTGTGGTGGTGAGACTTTGGCGCCAGTGAACACATCGACAACAAGACAATTTCTGCGACTGCCACAAATCAGTTGACCATAGGAAGAGCCTGCAAAACACAGCTTCTGAAATGTCTCTTGAGGAATCTGGCAGCGAAGAGGGGTGTTTGGGTTGGCCAGATCAGTGACCTGGCATGTGCGTAGCTTGCGACCATCATCACCTTTGGAAGGGAGATGAGGAGCTGGCACACGGATATTGGGTTGGATGAGGAGAGGCGGGAGCAAGGCACAGAATGTAGATTTG comes from Panicum virgatum strain AP13 chromosome 4K, P.virgatum_v5, whole genome shotgun sequence and encodes:
- the LOC120702385 gene encoding uncharacterized protein LOC120702385, with the protein product MQSPSKISGTFASTTTTPAVCGVQGWADLPEGLLQSIVTLLGSFLDLLAFAGTCRSWRAAFSSYPSKSTFCALLPPLLIQPNIRVPAPHLPSKGDDGRKLRTCQVTDLANPNTPLRCQIPQETFQKLCFAGSSYGQLICGSRRNCLVVDVFTGAKVSPPQLPFSEDTYFNSGMLTAPMASPDSHLLVCVESNEDCTQRSLLDWPVGSNSWSELQLNDSWIGQIVEFKGQFIAMDFRYRLYTLSLAPQLSLQEIITVWWDDMDECPFLRPWLVVCGDMLLIVDHYISLLFGAPVNYRAYRLDMSTEPAIWVEAGKLENHALFIGGDVRSPAFSCTSPGRWSGRSNCLYYAHDTQPWSLHGLGDDADAVWDDSTNPDLVFKRNWYRQLQPFWVYPSMLYSDGQ